The following is a genomic window from Pedobacter sp. KBS0701.
AATGGTAAAAACGATATGTATTTATCATCTGCAGATTTAATGAGCAGGAATTTCGAGCATCGCGTGGAAGTAGGTTTTCCTGTTCTGGATCATGATGTTAAACAGGAGATTCAGGATATTATTGACCTACAGTTACAAGACAATACCAAATCGAGACAAATTAATGCCTTAAACAACAACAAATATCACAAAAACAGATTAAGTAAAAAAATAAGGGCACAAGTGGATATTTATAACTATTTAAAAACCAAGCATCAATCATAATGTTAAGATACGCAGCTATAGATATCGGTTCGAACGCCGTGAGGTTACTCATTGCTGATATTAGCAAACAAGACGGAAAATATAAATACAAAAAGAATACCCTTATACGTGTGCCACTCCGGTTGGGCGATGACGCATTCCTGGATCAATATATTTCGGATAAAAAATCTGCAGATCTGGTAAAAACAATGGCTGCTTTTAAAAATCTGATGGATGTTTATCATGTTTCTGAATATTTGGCTTGTGCGACATCTGCCATGCGCGAGGCCAGTAATGGAGAGGATATTGTTAAGCTGATTAAAAAAGAAACAGATGTTACTTTAGAGATTATTGAGGGGCAGCGGGAAGCGAATATTATTTATGCCAACCACATAGAAGAGGAATTAGACGAAAATAAAAACTACCTGTATATTGATGTGGGTGGGGGTAGTACCGAGTTATCTGTTTTTGTAAAAGGTACTCCAGAGGCATCAAGATCTTTCAATATTGGCACAATCAGGATGCTGGATAACCAAGACAAGGAAGAAACCTGGGAAGAGATGAAAGATTGGGTAAAAGAGCATACAAAAGAATATAAACATCTAGCTGGTATAGGTACAGGAGGCAATATTAATAAATTGTTCCGCATGTCGGATGAGAAGGAAAATGCGCCTTTATCGTTGCAGAAATTAAATTCCATGTATAATAAACTCACCAGTTACTCACTAAAAGAACGTATCAATACCCTGGGTTTAAATCCTGATCGTGCAGATGTAATTATCCCAGCTTGTGAGATTTATTTAACTTTAATGAAGTGGACGGGCATAAAGCAGATTTATGTTCCT
Proteins encoded in this region:
- a CDS encoding exopolyphosphatase, which gives rise to MLRYAAIDIGSNAVRLLIADISKQDGKYKYKKNTLIRVPLRLGDDAFLDQYISDKKSADLVKTMAAFKNLMDVYHVSEYLACATSAMREASNGEDIVKLIKKETDVTLEIIEGQREANIIYANHIEEELDENKNYLYIDVGGGSTELSVFVKGTPEASRSFNIGTIRMLDNQDKEETWEEMKDWVKEHTKEYKHLAGIGTGGNINKLFRMSDEKENAPLSLQKLNSMYNKLTSYSLKERINTLGLNPDRADVIIPACEIYLTLMKWTGIKQIYVPKVGMADGIIKLLIEEKLD